The DNA segment CCAAGGAAAACACTTGAAATTAGATTGGAAATATTTATTGGAAAAAGACCAATGGTTGGATACAAGCGGTGTTTCTATTTTTCAAAAAGGTCAAAGGCTAGAGAAAACTACAGAGAACAGCTATGCACTATTGGATGAAACTTCTCCTTTAATCTTAAAGATAAAAGACAAAGAGGTACTTCGTGGCGAACCGCATTTCTTTAGTCAGGAGTTTCATTCTTTTATCCAAGCGTTAAAAGGAGCCGATAGGACGAAGTACGATTGGTACATGCTTAATTCGGGTGATTATATGAACCAAGTCAATTCGGAAAGAAAGAAAAGTTTAATTTCTTTAGGCTTAACGGAAAAAGAACTACGCTTAAATCACAATGTGCTTTTCACCTCAAGTGGTGTAAAAGAAAGCTCGAAAGAGAGCATTCATTACAAACAGAATGTAGTAGAATGCTTGGCTTCTTTGGATGCTAATGAGAAATCTTGGTTTGTGTATAAAGGGAAAAAACACTCAATTTCACAGGGAATTAACTTCTTTGTAGTGAATAAAGAAACAGGAGAGGTAACGCATCGCTCATTTAATACGATTGTTGGTTATCCCAGCTTTGATAAAAAAATAATTCAAGTTAAGAATCATCAATTGCAAGTGGAATTGTCTCAATATTCTGGCGTTGTTGGTGAGGTGTTTGGGAATTTCTTGATTGTTAGCGATGGAAAAGAGAGAAGATTGGTTTATTTAGACTTGGCGAATGGTGTTTGGAAGGCTAATATAGATATTCAAGGGATGGATGAATCGAAATTAGAAATGATGGGATTTTTAAATGTGAAGAATCAAATCTATTTTATTGGAGATATAGAAGTGCAGGATTAAAATAGAAACGAGAGGTATTCATGAAAAAAACGAAAACAAAAAAACCTTTGAGCAAGGGAATGAAAGTCTTTTTGGATTTAGTGATGGTTTGTTGCTTATTGGTGGCCGGCTTTTCAGCTTGGAGTATTGTGCAAGCTTTGAAAGATTATCGTGAATCGCGACAGGCTTATGAAGAAGTTAGAAAAGAAGTGGTTGTGATTGATCAAAAAACAAAAGAAGAAAAGGTGGATTTTGCGAAATTAAAGAAGCTTTATCCTGATACAGCCGCTTGGATTAAAATGAAAGATAGTAGGATTGATTATCCGATTGTCTATGGCGACTCTGTTGATCCGGCAAGAAGAGGAAATGAGTTCTATTTGCATCATTTGATGGATGGTCGTTACCAAAACTCAGGAACATTATTCATGGATGTTCAAAATGGGCGTGGTTTGAAGTCAAGGGTTTGGACGGTGTATGGACATAATATGCGTGATGGCTCAATGTTTGCGGATATCAATAAATTTCAGAAACAGTCTTACTATGATAGTCATAAGGAAATGGAATTAGAAACACCAGAGGGTAAGTATAAGGTTTATCCGGTTGCCGGCATCAAAACAACTGGTTCAGATGATTATGTGCGCTACCATTTTAGCTCTAATCAAGAGTTTATGGATTATGTGAATATGTTTCAAAAGAAGAGTACTTTTAAATCTGAACAAACGGTAAGTGCGAAGGATCAGTTGATGTTATTTTCGACTTGTGATTATAGCATTGATGATGGTCGTTATGCTTTGCTTGCAAAAGTGGTTAAGAAATAGAGGTAGTGGTATGTTGAAAACGAAAGATTGTTTTGATTTGAACCATAGTTTAGCTGGCTCTTATTTAGAAAAGTATGAATATCCATGGCTTGCCTTATCGGGTATTAAAGAATTGATTTTAAATTTAGGTGGTTCTCTAGGTGAGGATTATGAAGAGGTTCAACCACAGGTTTGGGTGCATAAAACAGCTAAAGTATTTCCTTCTGCTTATTTAGGAAGTCCTTGTATCATTGGTGCACGGACAGAAGTGCGTCATTGTGCTTTCATTCGCGGTTCTGTTTTAGTGGGAGAGGATTGTGTGGTTGGCAATTCCGTGGAATTAAAGAATGTGATTTTGTTTGACCATGTGCAAGTGCCTCATTACAACTATGTTGGCGATTCTATCCTTGGTTACTACAGTCACATGGGAGCAGGTGCAGTTACTTCCAATGTAAAATCCGATCATAGCTTGGTTGTGATTCATGTGGGTGATGAAGCCATCGAAACGGAATTAAAGAAGTTTGGTGCTATTTTAGCTGATCATGTGGAAGTTGGTTGTAATGCGGTTTTGAATCCCGGTACAGTGATTGGCTCTAATTCAAGAGTGTATCCAACGACGGGTGTGCGTGGTTTTGTGCCGGAAAATAGTATTGTTAAGAAAACCGATGTGATTGTGAAAATAAAAAAAGGAGAATAGTATTCCCCTAATTCTTTCTAGGTAACTGCTTCAAGAAGGCTTCAACGTCTTCTTTTTTCGTAGCCCAATCGGTTACCATACGGATAACTTCCTCCTCACCTAAATCTTGCCAAGTCATGAGACCAAAGTCTCTTCGTAGTTCATTCGTAACTTTTTTAGGTAAGATAGGGAATAATTGATTGCTTTGACATGGATAGAAGAAAGAATATCCTTTTTCTTGAAGACCATTTTTTAAGCGTTCCGCATGCTCTATGGCTTGTTTAGAAATTTGGAAATAGCGATTCTTTTCAAAAAGAGTTTGAAATTGAATTCCCAATAAGAACCCCTTGGCTAATAAACCACCCTTCTGTTTGATGGAAAGACGAAATCCTTTTGCGTATTCTTTTTGATTAAAAATAACGGCTTCACCAAACAAAGCACCAATTTTAGTGCCACCAATGTAGAATATATCGCATAAATGAGCAAGGTCTTTGAATTGAACATCATTTTCCTTTGCACACAGACCATAGCCTAATCTAGCTCCATCAATAAAAAAAGGAATTTTATATTTTTGACAAATGGAATGTAAGTCTATCAATTCTTTTTTGGAGTATAATAGTCCTGTTTCCGTAGGAAATGAAATGTATAAAGCGGCAGGTTGAACACAATGTTCAGGACTAGGCTCTTTTTCATAAATCTCTAAGGCTTCCTGTACTTGCCGAGCAGATAGTTTACCTTGTTGGCTTGGTAGTAGAGAACATTTATGACCAAGTGCTTCTATAGCTCCTGTTTCATGGGTGTTGATATGACCACTATCAGCGGTTAATACACTTTGATAAGGACGTAAGATGTGCGATAGAACCGTTACATTGGTTTGAGTGCCGCCCACTAGGAAATGGATTTCACTATCGCATTCTAGTTTTTCTTGAATTAACTTTTTCGCTTCTTCGCAATACCTATCTAAACCATAACTGATATTCTGTTCAAAATTACTGGTGTTTAATTTTTCCAGTATTTCGGGAATACATCCCTTACTATAATCATTTTCAAAAAGAATCATATTTAAGCTCCTCATATACAAGTTCATCATAAAGTAGGAAAGGAAAAAAGCAATGTTGATATGTCAAAATTATGAAATCGATGTGCTGGTCGACTTATTAAAACAAGATGAAGCAGTGGCGGTACCGACGGATACCGTCTTTGGTTTGTGTGCTCGTTACGATCACTTTCAAGCTCAAGAAAATTTAAGAGATTTAAAGAAAAGACCAGAAACAAAAGCATTCCCAATTATGTGTTCCAATTTTCAACAAGTGTTACAAATCTGTGAAATGAAAGAAGAAGAAAAAAGAGTGATGGAACAATTTATGCCTGGTCCTTTGACCATGATTTTAAAGAAAAAGGAAGGAGTACCTTCCTTTGTGAATGATGGGCAAGATACGATTGCGATTCGTTTGGCAACTAGCCCTATTTTAGCCGAGATAATTGATAAATTAGGTGTTCCGGTGTATATGACTAGTGCCAACTTATCAGGTGAGCCGGTCGCTTTAACCATACAGGATGTACCAGAGGTAAAGGCTGCTTTAAATGGTAAAATTAAATATGGTCAAGCCAGTACGATTGTTGTCTTTGAACAGGGAGCTTGGAAACTCTTGCGTCAAGGACCAATCACTTTATCGCAAATCCAATCCCTATTTTAAAAGTGAAGAAAGGCAATCCAAAGGTATTGTCTTTCCTTTTCGGGTGTTTTCTTGAAAGTATCGGCTAGTCAGGGCATAGCGAACGGCTTCTTTTAATTGTTCAGGATTACATTCTTCTTTTTCTAAACATAAACCAACATCATAGGGAATACGCTGTTTCTTAGGTAGGATGAGTTGGGGAATGCCGGCTTGCTTACAAACTTGGTATAGATACATATTTTCTTGATGAATAATCAAAGGAGCTTTGTAGAATAAGATTTGGTCCGGTTCGAAAAAGCGATAGTTATCTAATACAGGTGTCAACATCTTTTCATAACTAGTACCCCGTTCGAGAAGAATTTTATCACTGGTAGAAAAGGTATTATTGCTTTGTATTTCAAGAAGATGTTCGGGAATATCAAAGCTAAAATACACACCAAATCGTCTTAAATCTCGATATCTGAGAATTTGTTCAAGATGATTTTCTTTTAATAGGCGGTTGAAACCACGGAATAGATTATGCGGACTACGGACTTTTTCAAGATAGCCATCTTGTAAAAAATAGAAAGGAATATGGTTTACGCTCGTTGCTATAAAGGCTGCGTATCTTCCTAAACTAATGCAACAATCCGGTTGGAAATCCTCTATTGCTTCTTGCATAAGGGCGAAATCTTTTTTAAGGAAAGAATACGATAATTCTCCTTTCGTATAAATATCTTCCAAGGCATTTTCTGAATGAAAAAAAAGAAGATTATGATTTTTAGGAGAAGAGTAGTGTTTCTTGGACCAAGAAGGAGAAGAACTAGAGCAAGTAGCGAAATCAATATCAAGATTGAATTGAAGAGCTCTTGCTAGAGTTAGGTAATCTTCTTGATTGCGGATAAACCAAAGTATTTTCATGTTCCCAATATAACATGCTTTTCAGCTCAGGGAAAACGTGGCAGTCTTGAATTATAATTAGATTTCGTATAAAATAGCGAAAGAAAATTGGAGGTAAACCCATGCTAGAAGTCTTACATCATCCACTCATTACGCATAAGCTGACACAAATGCGACAAATTTCAACAACGACTAAGGATTTCCGTGAAAATCTGGATGAAATTGCGGAATTGATGGCTTATGAAGTTTGTCGTGATTTACCAACAAAACCAGTTGAAATTGAAACACCTGTTTCTAAATGCATTGGTTATCAATTATCGAAAGAAGTTGTGATTGTACCAATTCTTCGTGCCGGTATTGGTCTATTAGATGGTATTCGTCGTCTAGTTCCAACAGCTAAGGTTGGCTTTATTGGAATGTATCGTGACGAAGAAACATTAGAGCCGGTGGAATATTTTGCGAAGTTTCCAAATGATTTAGAACATTCCATTGTGATGGTCGTTGATCCGATGTTGGCGACGGGCGGTAGTGCGAATGACTCTATTAATCAAATTAAGAAGCGTGGGGCTAAAAATATTAAGCTTGTTTGTTTGGTTGGAGCTCCTGAAGGTGTGCAACTAATTCAAAAGAATCATCCGGATGTGGATATTTATTTAGCGGCTTTGGATGAAAGATTAAACGAACATGGGTATATCGTACCCGGCTTAGGGGATGCGGGCGACCGTATTTTTGGGACAAAATAATTGTTTAAATTTTATCTTCAGTCGGGCATTTATTTAATTGCCTTGGTGCTTAGCTTTTATGCTTTGCAAGCCCTTGATTTTGAAAGGATTCTTCGTAAGAATAAAGTCAATCAAGCCCAAGTATTATATGGTCTATTGGTTATTGCATTAGCGTATTTGGTTGGCTCTTTTCTCCTATTCTTTATTCGTTAAAAGGGAATTTACCTTCTATTGGGAATATAACGATAGGAGGTTTTTTTATGACGGCGAAAGAATTGTGGGCAAATTATATGGATGATCGAAGAAAGGTCTATGATTTAGTCGTTCCTGACCAAGTGGACAGTGCCTTAGTATCGGAAGCCAATTGGATTACAAGGTCGCAATATAGTTGTGGACAATCCTTAGGTGTTCGGGTAAAGGTAGGAGATATTTGTTACTTGGATTATGGACAAGCTTATCTAAATGAGATGGGTTACCAACATTTTGGTTTGGTTTTTTCTTTATTTGCTAAGAAAGCTTTGATTATTCCGATGACTTCCAATCCCAGCACCTATGCGAAAGCCTTTGATGCTCATTATCAACAAAGTGGCAAGGAACATTTGATGCGTATTGGTTTAGTTCCGGGCTTAGTGAAACCGTCGGTTTTATTTCTAAATGATTTACGTTTTATCAATACCGCAAGAGTGATTGATGTGAAAGCTTATATTTCACCTGATTCTTCTTTGTTCAAAAGTATTGAGGAAAGAGTAGAAAAAGTTGTCTTTTCTAAAAGAAGGCATTGAAATGTTGTAGAATAAGAACATGAGGAAATTAGAGGGAAAATGGTTGGTGGCTGTTTCGACTGGTCCGGATTCTATGTACTTATTGCATCAATGCTTGGAATGCGGGATGAATGTTCAAATTGCTCATGTGAATTATCACCATCGTAGACAAGCGGAAGAAGAAGAGACCTTTATTCGTTCTTTTGCGAAACAGCACCAAATTCCACTTCATGTTCAAAATGGAAGCTTTCAGCCGAAAGGAAACTTTGAAGCTGAAGCGAGAAATTGGCGATATGACTTTTTTGCAAAAATTGTTCAAGAAGAAAATTTAGATGGTGTCTTGGTTGCTCATCAACAAGAGGATCTTTTAGAAACTTTTTTTATGCAAGAAGAAAAAGGACTAGAACCGGCTTATTTTGGCTTAAAAGAAAGAACCATCATTCATGGCATCGTAGTGGTTCGTCCTTTATTAAACCTTCGTAAAGAAGAAATGATGGCTTATCTAAATCGACATCAATATCGTTATTTCATAGATCACACCAATTTAGAAAATGAATATCGTCGTAATCAAATTCGTCATAGCCGACTGGAAACAATGAGTGATTTTATGCGTGAAGAGGTATTGAAAGAAATAGAGAAAAGAAATTCGGTTCTACAGGAAAGAAGATGTCGTGTAGCCACTTATATTCAACAAGGGAAAGTGAATATAGGCTTTTATCAAGCATTAGAAAAAGAAGATCGTTTGGCAACTTTAAGAAGCCTGTTGGACCAGAAGAAACATCATTCTAAAGTTCAATTGGAAGAAATGGATCGAATAGTGATGCGAAAAAATCATTTCTATATTCCTTTTGAAGAGGACTATATAGCAAGTGATGGCGGCTTTTTCTTTTTGTGGAAAGAAAAAAGGTATTCTTATACCAATATTGAGATGAAAGACTACCCTTTCTTTAAAGTAGAAAAAGGTGAAAAGGGAGTGAATGCAGTAACGGTATGGGAAGATGATTATCCATTAACTATCCGTAATTATCAACAAGGAGATAGTATTCAACTTCGTTTTGGTAAAAAGAGGATATCTCGATTTTTCATTGATCGAAAAATACCAATGTATTTGCGAAAGGTTTGGCCAATTGTTCTAAATTGCAAGCAAGAAATCATTTTGGTTCCGGGATTGGGATCAGATGTCCATCATTACTCTATAAACCCAAGTATCAATGTGATACAATACTTAAATGATAAGGAGTAATTATGTGGGAAAAAGAAACAATTAAAAAGGTATTGATTAATCAAGAAGAAATTCAACGGCGTTGCGTTGAATTGGGTGCAATTATTACAAAAGACTATGAAGGAAAAAAACCATTAATCGTGGCTTTACTTCGTGGCTCGGTACCATTCTTAGCGGAATTGATTAAAAATATTGATTTAAACCTTCAATATGATTTTATGGATGTTTCATCGTATGAGGGAACGGAATCCATTGGTGATATTCGTATTTTAAAAGACTTGGATTCTTCGATTAAAGGTGTGGATATTATCTTAGTGGAAGATATTGTGGACACAGGTCGTACGGTTAAAACGGTTTGTGAAACATTGATGAATAAAGGGGCGGCTTCAATTCGGGTTGTAACTTTATTGGATAAGCCTTGTCGTCGTGTTGTGAATACGAAACCAGAATATATTGGTTTTGAGATTGGCAATGAGTTTGTGGTTGGTTTTGGTATGGACTTTAATCAAGATTATCGTTGTTTACCATACATTGGTGTCTTGAAAGATGAGTGCTACCAAACTGAGGAGTAAGAATGAAAAATAGAAATTTAGTACAGCGTTATTTACCGATATTGATTATTTTAATTGCGCTTGCCAATTTATTGTTGATGAATCCAAATCGGAATACGAATAAGATGACCATCGATGAATTTTCTAAATTGGTGGATGCAGGCAGTATTGAAAGTGCTAATTTTTCCGTTGGTCGAAATGTGACGAATATTAAAGGAACTTATAGCAATTCAAGTAAGAAAGCAACTTTTGATATTACATTACCTAGCCGTAGTGATTTGATCAATAAGAGCATCGATACTTTAAAAACAAAGAACATTACGGTTGTGGATGCGGAAGCCTCCAATAAGTTTGTGGATGTGATTGTGAGCTTAATTCCATTTATTTTAATGATGGGCTTTGGCTTTTGGATGATTTCCCGTATGGCACAAGCCAATGGTGGTGCGAATGGGAAAGCGTTTGAGTTTTCTAATTCAAAAGCTCGTTTGGAAAGCAAGGTGCGTACTCGTTTTGAGGATGTGGCAGGTTGTGATGAAGAGAAACAAGAGATGTCGGAAATTATTGACTACTTGAAATATCCGAAGAAGTTTGAAAAGATGGGAGCTCGGATTCCAAAAGGAATTCTGTTGAGTGGTCATCCAGGAACGGGTAAAACTTTATTAGCGAAGGCGGTTGCAGGGGAAGCGAATGTACCTTTCTATAGCATCTCCGGTTCGGACTTTGTGGAAATGTTTGTCGGGGTTGGTGCTTCGCGTGTTCGTGATATGTTTAAGAAAGCTAAGCAAACGGCTCCATGTATGATTTTCATTGATGAAATTGATGCGGTAGGGCGTCAACGTGGCGCCGGTTTTGGCGGCGGTCATGATGAACGTGAACAGACCTTAAACCAATTGTTAGTGGAAATGGATGGTATGCAAGAAAACAATGGTGTTGTCATCATTGCGGCAACAAATCGTCCTGATGTTTTAGATCCTGCTTTATTAAGAGCCGGCCGTTTTGATCGTCAAATTACGGTTTCTCTTCCAGACTGGAAAGGACGTAAGGCTATTTTAGAAGTGCATGCTCGTAATAAGAAATTGGCGGAAAATGTGAATTTAGAAGCTCTGGCGAAAAGAACACCCGGCTTTTCAGGAGCCGACTTAGAAAATGTCTTAAATGAAGCGGCTATTTTAGCGGTTCGTGAAAATACAGAAGAGATTCATATGAATCAAGTGGATGAAGCGATTGACCGTGTGATGATGGGACCGGCGAAAGTTTCCCGTACTTATGATGAAGCAACGAAAAAGTTAGTGGCTTATCATGAAAGTGGTCATGCGATTATTGGTTTATTCTTAGATGATGCTCAAATCGTCCAAAAAGTAACGATTATTCCACGTGGGCAAGCCGGTGGTTATAACTTAATGACACCAAAAGAAGAAAAGATGATGCATACTAAGAAAGACCTGATGGCTTCCATTACTTCTTATATGGGTGGTCGCACCGCAGAAGAATTATTCTTTGATGATATTACAACCGGAGCGGTAGATGATATCAAGAGAGCAACTAATATTGCTCAAGATATGGTCACATTATACGGTATGTCGGATCTTGGCCCGATTAAGTATAATTCTGGTAGTGAGAATGTGTTCTTGGGTCGTGATTATAATCAACCCAATAATGTGTCTGGTGAAGTGGCCTATGAAATTGATCAAGAGGTTCGTAAGATTGTGAACGCTTGTCATAATAAAGCAAAGGAAATTATCACCGAACATAAGGCTGAATTAGAAAGTGTTGCACATGCGTTGATGGAAAATGAAACATTAACGAATGAACAAATCCGTAACATTGTTAAGGGATTACCAATGGATGCAGAAACTGAATAAGTACTCGTAAGAGTACTTTTTAGTGATGAGTTCTTTTTAAAAGAAAGTATCTTCAGAGTGAAACACTTATTTATTGACAAAAAAATCACATATTTTAAAATAAAAAAAGTATTTGAGGAGGAAAAATGATGAAGAAAGTGTTAACGGCTGTTATATCAGTTGCCTTATTGGCTGGCTGTTCAAGTACTGCCAACAAAAAACCGGAAGTTAAGAAATTGAAGGTTGGTATTGGTTCCGTTTCTAATTTGAAACCAAAGGAATTAAAGGATAATCAAGGTTCTGTTCAATTTAGTACAACCATCGCCACAGTTGCTTTAGAAGGAGATGTTATCAAGTATTTAAACTTTGATGTTGCTCAAAACACATCAACCTTTGATGGCACAGGTAAATTTACATCCAATCATACCGAAACACCAACGAAGAAGGAAAAGAAAGATGACTATGGTATGAAGAAAGCTTCTAAGATTGGTAAAGAGTGGTATGAACAAGCTGAATCTCTTGAAAAATGGGCGATTGGAAAGAAGGTTTCCGACTTCAAGAATATGAAGACAAAGAAAGATGACCATGGCACAAAAGTAGCTGAAACGGATTTACAAACAGGAGTAACTGTTCGTGTGGATGATTTCTTAGCCAGCTTTGATAAAGCAGTAAATGCGGCGGTTGAGGTGGAAGGGGTTACCCAAGTCGCAAGTGCAAGCTCAACAAAGATGGAAAATAAAGATGCGAAAAGTACTCGTTCTAATGTAACCTATGCAGCTTTGGCTTTGGATAAAGATAATAAGATTGTTTTAGCTTTAACAGACGTTGCTCAAAACACCGTAAAAGTAACGAATAAGGGTGCTTTTGATGGTGAAGTAAAGCCCGAACAAACTAAGCTTGAAAAGAAGGATGCTTATGGCATGAAGAAGGCTTCTAAGATTGGTAAAGAATGGTATGAACAAAACGCAGCTTTGGATAAGTGGTTTGTTGGTAAGACGAAAGCTGATGTGGAAGGTATGAAGACGGAAGTTAAGAACAATCACGTTGTTTCAACGGATAAGGACCTTCTATCTGGGGCTACGATTGGTGTGGATGAATTCCAAAAGGCTATCGTAAAAGCGTTCGCAAATGTTAAAGAGGTTAAGTAACAGCTGATAAAGACTAGGTTAATTCCTAGTTTTTTTTCTGTTAAAAAGTCAGATAATTCGCTAAAATATAAGGGATGAAAAAAAGTATTGGATTTGGTATTTTTTTAGGCTTTTTACTAGCAGGCTTAGAACTATATTTATGGAAATTTCGTTTTTTAAGTACTTCTGTATTAGATATGTTTCTGTTTGTACTTATTGGTGGTTCACTTGTTCTATTAAGTGATTGGCTCAAAAAGTGGATAGAGAGAATTTATTTTCTACAAAGCACAATGGTGGTTGTCAGTACGATGATTGGTCTTTTCTTTGTGGTTTATATCAGTTATCGTTCCATTCAGTATTCTTTAGTTATATATTGGTTGATTTGGCATTTTGTGGAAATTCTTCTAATTTTTATCACAAACTTTTTACAAAAGAAAAGAGATACTTATGAACATTAAACCATTCCAAGAATACCCAAGAATGTCCTTGCAAAGAGATAATTATGTGATTTTAAATGGTCTATGGGACTTACAGATTTGTTCAAAAGGACAAGATCCGGTTGAAGATGGTTTTCAATCAATTCTTGTTCCGTTTGTGCCGGGAACCTCTGCTTCTTTATATCCTAAAAAGCCAAGGGAAAACGAGGTTCTTTGGTATCAACTTCAATTTGCGTATTTGCCTTGTGAAAAACAGACTTTTCTTCATTTTGAGGCGGTCGATCAAGATTGTGAAATTTACTTGAATGGTGTTCATTTAGGCAATCATCGAGGTAGCTATGATGCTTTTGAAGTGGATGTTTCTTCAGTCATCAAATATCAAAATATCCTTGTTGTTCGTGTAGAAGATAATGAATTATCGGCTTTTGGATACCAAAAAGACCATCCTTTTTCAGGAATCTATGGTTCGGTTTGGTTAGAAAATAGACCGATACATTGTGTAGATGAAGTTTATGTTGAGTACAAAGATAAAAGAGTGTTTGTTCATTTGAAAGGTGATTTTGAACAGGCGGCGATTATCATTACAGAAAAAGGGAAGCTCATTCATTCGGGTATTACCAATCAAAAAGTCTATGAAGTCGAAATGAAGCATCCACATTTATGGTCTTTGGAAGATCCTTTTTTGTATGATATCTATGTTCAGACAGAGGAAGACTTGGTCAAGAGTTATTTTGCCTTAAGAACTATTGAAAAGAAAAAAGGTAAGTTTTGTTTAAATGGGGAAGCCATGTGGATTAATGGTATTGTGGACGAAACTTGGTTAGAAAAGAGTGGACCAATTTGTGCTAGTGAGAAAGAAATGAAGGAACGTCTTTCGCAAATCAAAGCACTTGGTTTTCAAGCCATTCGTAAATACGGTACATTAGAAAGAAGCCGTTGGTTTTATCTATGCGATCAAATGGGTATTCTTGTGTTTCAAGATGTTCCGCAAAGTTTTCAAGAAGTTTCATCTCTTTTTGCATGGGGAAAGAAGGAAAGAAGTGAAAGTGAAAAGAAGGAGTATAGGCAAGAAACCTCTATTCTTTTCGAACAATACAAAACCCATCCTAGTTTAGTGGCCTGGATACTTTTCCCGGATGGTCATGGTGCTTTTGAACCGAAGAATTTAAAGGTAAATTGTTTGTGGGATATTTCCGAGGGACAAAGGCTGCTTAGTGGTGATTTTTGTTTGAATGGTCATTTGGATGCGAGTCGTATTTCCATTAAAACTATTGGCGGCCTAGGTTATTGGCAAGAAAGCCACCATGGCTTGGGTCATGCCCATAAACAGTATGGTGATAAGATTGATTGGAACCAAGCGATTGAAGATTTGTTAGAAGCACAAGTTGAAACAAGTGTCCAAAAAGGCTACGCCGGTTATTTCTATAAACGTTTTCAGGATTGTGGTCGTAAAAATGATGGTTTATTTAGTAAAGAAGCATCGGTAATAAAGGTGAATCCAAGGATATTTGAACAATGGAATCGTTATTTTAGGAGGTTGTATAAACATGAAAGATAAAATTGTGATTGCCCAAGCGTTTGCAGGGCAAGTGCGTATTCGTTCTCTTCATAGTACGAATTTAGTGGAAGAAGCACGTAAAAGTCACCATTTGATGGCCACATCAGCGGCAGCTCTTGGTCGAACATTAACGCTTACAGCTATTTTAGCTTCCGATTTAAAGAATCCAAAGGCGAAAGTGACAGCACTTTTTAATGGCGGTGGACCAATTGGAACGGTCTTAGCGCAAGGAGATGGGTCTGGGCATGTGCGTGGCTTTGTGAGTAATCCCAATATTTATTTGGTTCGTGAAGATGGTCATTTGGATGTTGGGGCGGCCATTGGTCAATCAGGAACTTTAAAAGTAACGAAAGACTTGGGTTTGAAAGAACCTTTTTCAGGTGTGGTGAATATTCAAAGTGGTGAAGTTGGTGATGATTTCGCTTATTATTTTGCGGTTTCTGAACAAACACCATCGATTGTTGGCGTAGGTGTATTGGTTAATCCGGAAGGAGATATTCGTGCTTCTGGAGGAATGATTTTTCAACTTAT comes from the Bulleidia sp. zg-1006 genome and includes:
- a CDS encoding glycoside hydrolase family 2 protein, giving the protein MNIKPFQEYPRMSLQRDNYVILNGLWDLQICSKGQDPVEDGFQSILVPFVPGTSASLYPKKPRENEVLWYQLQFAYLPCEKQTFLHFEAVDQDCEIYLNGVHLGNHRGSYDAFEVDVSSVIKYQNILVVRVEDNELSAFGYQKDHPFSGIYGSVWLENRPIHCVDEVYVEYKDKRVFVHLKGDFEQAAIIITEKGKLIHSGITNQKVYEVEMKHPHLWSLEDPFLYDIYVQTEEDLVKSYFALRTIEKKKGKFCLNGEAMWINGIVDETWLEKSGPICASEKEMKERLSQIKALGFQAIRKYGTLERSRWFYLCDQMGILVFQDVPQSFQEVSSLFAWGKKERSESEKKEYRQETSILFEQYKTHPSLVAWILFPDGHGAFEPKNLKVNCLWDISEGQRLLSGDFCLNGHLDASRISIKTIGGLGYWQESHHGLGHAHKQYGDKIDWNQAIEDLLEAQVETSVQKGYAGYFYKRFQDCGRKNDGLFSKEASVIKVNPRIFEQWNRYFRRLYKHER
- the ftsH gene encoding ATP-dependent zinc metalloprotease FtsH, producing MKNRNLVQRYLPILIILIALANLLLMNPNRNTNKMTIDEFSKLVDAGSIESANFSVGRNVTNIKGTYSNSSKKATFDITLPSRSDLINKSIDTLKTKNITVVDAEASNKFVDVIVSLIPFILMMGFGFWMISRMAQANGGANGKAFEFSNSKARLESKVRTRFEDVAGCDEEKQEMSEIIDYLKYPKKFEKMGARIPKGILLSGHPGTGKTLLAKAVAGEANVPFYSISGSDFVEMFVGVGASRVRDMFKKAKQTAPCMIFIDEIDAVGRQRGAGFGGGHDEREQTLNQLLVEMDGMQENNGVVIIAATNRPDVLDPALLRAGRFDRQITVSLPDWKGRKAILEVHARNKKLAENVNLEALAKRTPGFSGADLENVLNEAAILAVRENTEEIHMNQVDEAIDRVMMGPAKVSRTYDEATKKLVAYHESGHAIIGLFLDDAQIVQKVTIIPRGQAGGYNLMTPKEEKMMHTKKDLMASITSYMGGRTAEELFFDDITTGAVDDIKRATNIAQDMVTLYGMSDLGPIKYNSGSENVFLGRDYNQPNNVSGEVAYEIDQEVRKIVNACHNKAKEIITEHKAELESVAHALMENETLTNEQIRNIVKGLPMDAETE
- the hslO gene encoding Hsp33 family molecular chaperone HslO; translated protein: MKDKIVIAQAFAGQVRIRSLHSTNLVEEARKSHHLMATSAAALGRTLTLTAILASDLKNPKAKVTALFNGGGPIGTVLAQGDGSGHVRGFVSNPNIYLVREDGHLDVGAAIGQSGTLKVTKDLGLKEPFSGVVNIQSGEVGDDFAYYFAVSEQTPSIVGVGVLVNPEGDIRASGGMIFQLMPGASEETICALEEIARTMKPITELVDVGLSPEEMIYAYIPDAQILDEKEVVWNCSCSKEHYFHALTTLADKDLQEMIKEDHGAEVTCQFCHTKYQFSEDELKEIVHAKQLENR